The proteins below are encoded in one region of Salmo salar chromosome ssa02, Ssal_v3.1, whole genome shotgun sequence:
- the arhgap33 gene encoding rho GTPase-activating protein 33 isoform X2, whose protein sequence is MVRRSYEEFRTLDAHLHQCIYDRRYSQLLPLPPLSEIGDRVEIFTPLLSEYLSRLSMIVDNKLNCGPVLTWMEIDNRGNRFLLKEEASLNVPAIAAAHVIKRYTAQASDEISIEVGDILSVIDMPPKEDSNWWRGKHGFQVGFFPSECVELINEKPQSAAKIDGDPASSNTSAPGPPSPTSVSKKHGKLMGFLRTFMKSRPTKQKLKQRGILKERVFGCDLGEHLLNSGLDVPQVLKSCSEFIEKHGVVDGIYRHSGVSSNIQKLRHEFDSENVPDLTKDMYMQDIHCVGSLCKLYFRELPNPLLTYQLYDKFADCMGEMTDDERMVKVHDVIQQLPPPHYRTLEYLIRHLAGLATCSGETNMHIKNLAIVWAPNLLRSMAIEAVGLSGADPFKEVRIQSVVVEFLLGHVDVLFSDSFTSVGRFRGTGRHSLTRPKSFVSTRLLSLEEAQARTQAPLLLQGAPVQFQGQFHTVLDHPVDRRKRGLKVRKAAGGSWKTFFAIGKPLGAGQRKPMRISSLFQPATSHAGCHVDSVTMRSAKSEESLSSQHSGAGQLNRLRRPRSSSDGLSLAASMDPQHLPQRPPSRLPSSRSYDSLLPEDRRPRDDGDNEEDEDEEGIYMLPDFSNQDPAASWMAEDVIDFSPTFLEDGPIGLGSSVVTAGGRESPPTATPPPYRCLSHQGHSHSSSQRSITEDPDSVLNQSDAAVRRSLIIAATAPPLQVFCQHRPANTSPSAGQSGEGANLSTSHSARASPLHL, encoded by the exons ATGGTTCGGCGCTCCTATGAGGAGTTCCGTACTCTGGACGCTCACCTCCACCAGTGTATCTACGACCGGCGTTACTCCCAGCTGCTGCCCCTGCCACCCCTCAGCGAGATCGGGGACAGGGTAGAG ATCTTCACCCCGCTGCTGTCGGAGTACCTGAGCCGCCTCTCCATGATCGTGGACAACAAGCTCAACTGTGGGCCTGTGCTCACCTGGATGGAG ATTGACAACCGTGGGAATCGGTTCCTCCTGAAAGAGGAAGCTTCGCTCAACGTTCCCGCCATCGCCGCTGCTCATGTCATCAAGCGCTACACGGCGCAGGCCAGCGACGAGATCTCCATTGAG gtGGGAGACATCCTGTCTGTAATTGATATGCCACCCAAAGAGGACTCCAACTGGTGGAGGGGGAAGCATGGCTTCCAG GTGGGCTTCTTCCCCAGTGAGTGTGTGGAGCTCATCAACGAGAAGCCTCAGTCCGCCGCTAAAATAG ATGGCGATCCAGCCAGCTCTAACACCAGCGCACCAGGACCTCCCTCTCCTACATCCG TTTCTAAGAAGCACGGCAAGCTGATGGGATTCCTGCGCACCTTTATGAAGTCCAGGCCCACCAAGCAGAAGCTCAAACAGAGAGGCATTCTTAAGGAGAGGGTGTTCGGCTGCGACCTGGGAGAGCACCTCCTCAACTCAGGACTGGACG TTCCACAGGTTCTGAAGAGCTGCTCAGAGTTCATAGAGAAGCATGGTGTGGTGGACGGCATCTACAGGCACTCTGGAGTCTCCTCCAACATTCAGAAACTCCG ACATGAGTTTGACAGTGAGAACGTTCCAGACCTGACCAAGGATATGTACATGCAGGACATCCACTGTGTGGGGTCCCTGTGTAAGCTCTACTTCAGAGAGCTGCCCAACCCCCTGCTCACCTACCAGCTCTACGACAAGTTTGCT GACTGTATGGGAGAGATGACGGACGATGAGCGCATGGTGAAAGTACATGATGTCATCCAGCAGCTTCCACCACcgcactacag GACCCTGGAGTACCTCATTAGACACCTGGCTGGTCTGGCCACCTGCAGCGGAGAGACCAACATGCACATCAAGAACCTGGCCATCGTCTGGGCCCCCAACCTGCTCAG ATCTATGGCGATCGAGGCAGTGGGTCTGAGTGGTGCTGACCCGTTTAAGGAGGTGCGGATCCAGTCTGTGGTGGTGGAGTTTCTCCTCGGTCACGTGGACGTGCTCTTCAGTGACTCCTTCACCTCTGTAGGACGCTTCAGAGGCACAG GGCGGCACTCTCTGACCAGGCCCAAGTCCTTTGTGTCCACCAGGCTCCTCTCCCTAGAAGAGGCCCAGGCCAGGACACAGgctcctctgctcctccaggGGGCGCCAGTCCAGTTTCAGGGCCAGTTCCACACCGTGCTGGACCACCCTGTCGACAG gaggaagagagggctgAAGGTACGGAAGGCAGCTGGAGGGAGCTGGAAGACGTTCTTTGCGATCGGGAAGCCCCTGGGGGCGGGGCAACGTAAACCAATGAGGATCAGCTCCCTGTTCCAGCCCGCCACCTCACACGCAG GCTGCCATGTGGACAGTGTGACCATGCGTTCAGCTAAGAGTGAGGAATCCTTATCGTCCCAGCACAGTGGAGCAG GACAGTTGAACCGTCTGCGGCGGCCCCGCTCCAGCAGTGATGGTCTGTCTTTGGCTGCCTCCATGGACCCCCAGCACCTGCCCCAGCGCCCCCCGTCCCGCCTGCCTTCCAGCCGCTCGTATGACAGCCTGCTGCCTGAGGACCGCCGGCCCAGGGACGATGGAGACAATGAGGAGGATGAAGACGAGGAAGGCATCTACATGCTGCCTGACTTCTCCAACCAGGACCCGGCTGCTTCCTGGATGGCCGAGGACGTCATTGACTTCAGTCCGACCTTCCTGGAGGACGGACCAATCGGCTTGGGCAGCAGCGTAGTCACCGCGGGCGGCAGAGAGTCCCCGCCCACTGCCACGCCCCCTCCCTACCGCTGCCTCAGCCACCAAGGACACTCTCACTCCAGCAGCCAGCGCTCAATCACAGAGGACCCCGACTCGGTGCTCAACCAATCGGATGCGGCCGTCAGGAGAAGTCTGATCATCGCCGCCACAGCCCCGCCCCTTCAGGTGTTCTGTCAACACAGACCGGCCAATACCAGCCCATCTGCCGGCCAATCAGGGGAGGGTGCCAACCTGAGTACCTCACACAGTGCCAGGGCCAGCCCACTACACCTGTGA
- the LOC106578597 gene encoding uroplakin-1a-like, producing the protein MANGKGFLILGNIFGAAAGLALCALAIWVAVEQYKLYPIAGVSGKDDIFAGAWIAIFTGFAFFCICVFGILAATKKSRALMLTYLILMLIIYIFECASCITAVTHRDYLVGNSNLVKKQMLKYYAAEGDSGSRITLTWNKVMNEVECCGTDGPVDWIQYNSTFREKFGTDYPWPIHCCKRKNNYQVVNVKACKNGQNTTMFTKGCFNHIESVFSLYTWAISWYGFAVLMFMFCLLILAMGHYLML; encoded by the exons ATGGCTAATGGAAAGGGATTTCTCATCCTGGGGAATATATTTGGAGCT GCAGCAGGTCTTGCCCTTTGCGCTCTGGCCATCTGGGTTGCAGTAGAGCAATACAAACTCTACCCTATAGCTGGTGTGTCGGGGAAAGATGACATCTTTGCCGGGGCCTGGATCGCCATTTTCACAGGCTTTGCTTTCTTCTGCATATGTGTCTTTGGTATCTTGGCTGCTACGAAGAAGAGCCGTGCCTTAATGCTAACA TATCTGATCCTGATGTTGATCATCTACATATTTGAGTGTGCCTCGTGTATCACTGCAGTCACCCACAGAGACTAT CTGGTTGGGAACAGTAATCTGGTGAAGAAGCAGATGCTGAAGTATTATGCAGCCGAAGGTGACTCTGGCAGTCGGATCACACTGACATGGAACAAAGTGATGAATGAG GTGGAGTGTTGTGGAACGGATGGCCCAGTGGACTGGATACAGTACAACTCCACCTTCAGGGAGAAGTTTGGTACAGACTACCCCTGGCCCATCCACTGCTGCAAGAGGAAGAACAACTACCAGGTGGTGAATGTGAAGGCCTGCAAGAACGGCCAGAACACCACCATGTTCACTAAG GGCTGCTTCAACCACATTGAGTCTGTGTTCAGTCTATATACATGGGCTATCAGCTGGTATGGTTTCGCTGTGCTAATGTTTATG TTCTGTCTGTTGATCCTGGCCATGGGGCACTACCTGATGCTATGA
- the arhgap33 gene encoding rho GTPase-activating protein 32 isoform X1 has protein sequence MVAWSTDNLDTSGEPATRSVGTTANLKGKMSKRLSVVKGHFPKLVDCAHFHYDNVEFGSIELQFANEQSDASWNSGSAKDLVFLVQVSCQAKTWMVRRSYEEFRTLDAHLHQCIYDRRYSQLLPLPPLSEIGDRVEIFTPLLSEYLSRLSMIVDNKLNCGPVLTWMEIDNRGNRFLLKEEASLNVPAIAAAHVIKRYTAQASDEISIEVGDILSVIDMPPKEDSNWWRGKHGFQVGFFPSECVELINEKPQSAAKIDGDPASSNTSAPGPPSPTSVSKKHGKLMGFLRTFMKSRPTKQKLKQRGILKERVFGCDLGEHLLNSGLDVPQVLKSCSEFIEKHGVVDGIYRHSGVSSNIQKLRHEFDSENVPDLTKDMYMQDIHCVGSLCKLYFRELPNPLLTYQLYDKFADCMGEMTDDERMVKVHDVIQQLPPPHYRTLEYLIRHLAGLATCSGETNMHIKNLAIVWAPNLLRSMAIEAVGLSGADPFKEVRIQSVVVEFLLGHVDVLFSDSFTSVGRFRGTGRHSLTRPKSFVSTRLLSLEEAQARTQAPLLLQGAPVQFQGQFHTVLDHPVDRRKRGLKVRKAAGGSWKTFFAIGKPLGAGQRKPMRISSLFQPATSHAGCHVDSVTMRSAKSEESLSSQHSGAGQLNRLRRPRSSSDGLSLAASMDPQHLPQRPPSRLPSSRSYDSLLPEDRRPRDDGDNEEDEDEEGIYMLPDFSNQDPAASWMAEDVIDFSPTFLEDGPIGLGSSVVTAGGRESPPTATPPPYRCLSHQGHSHSSSQRSITEDPDSVLNQSDAAVRRSLIIAATAPPLQVFCQHRPANTSPSAGQSGEGANLSTSHSARASPLHL, from the exons GCTTGGAGCACCGATAATCTGGACACTTCCGGGGAGCCCGCTACCCGCTCCGTGGGCACCACTGCCAACTTGAAGGGGAAGATGAGCAAGAG GCTGTCTGTTGTGAAAGGCCACTTCCCTAAGCTCGTTGACTGTGCCCACTTCCACTATGACAATGTGGAGTTTGGCTCCATCGAG TTGCAGTTTGCGAACGAGCAGAGCGATGCCAGCTGGAACTCGGGCTCTGCCAAAGACCTGGTTTTCCTGGTGCAGGTGTCCTGCCAG GCTAAGACGTGGATGGTTCGGCGCTCCTATGAGGAGTTCCGTACTCTGGACGCTCACCTCCACCAGTGTATCTACGACCGGCGTTACTCCCAGCTGCTGCCCCTGCCACCCCTCAGCGAGATCGGGGACAGGGTAGAG ATCTTCACCCCGCTGCTGTCGGAGTACCTGAGCCGCCTCTCCATGATCGTGGACAACAAGCTCAACTGTGGGCCTGTGCTCACCTGGATGGAG ATTGACAACCGTGGGAATCGGTTCCTCCTGAAAGAGGAAGCTTCGCTCAACGTTCCCGCCATCGCCGCTGCTCATGTCATCAAGCGCTACACGGCGCAGGCCAGCGACGAGATCTCCATTGAG gtGGGAGACATCCTGTCTGTAATTGATATGCCACCCAAAGAGGACTCCAACTGGTGGAGGGGGAAGCATGGCTTCCAG GTGGGCTTCTTCCCCAGTGAGTGTGTGGAGCTCATCAACGAGAAGCCTCAGTCCGCCGCTAAAATAG ATGGCGATCCAGCCAGCTCTAACACCAGCGCACCAGGACCTCCCTCTCCTACATCCG TTTCTAAGAAGCACGGCAAGCTGATGGGATTCCTGCGCACCTTTATGAAGTCCAGGCCCACCAAGCAGAAGCTCAAACAGAGAGGCATTCTTAAGGAGAGGGTGTTCGGCTGCGACCTGGGAGAGCACCTCCTCAACTCAGGACTGGACG TTCCACAGGTTCTGAAGAGCTGCTCAGAGTTCATAGAGAAGCATGGTGTGGTGGACGGCATCTACAGGCACTCTGGAGTCTCCTCCAACATTCAGAAACTCCG ACATGAGTTTGACAGTGAGAACGTTCCAGACCTGACCAAGGATATGTACATGCAGGACATCCACTGTGTGGGGTCCCTGTGTAAGCTCTACTTCAGAGAGCTGCCCAACCCCCTGCTCACCTACCAGCTCTACGACAAGTTTGCT GACTGTATGGGAGAGATGACGGACGATGAGCGCATGGTGAAAGTACATGATGTCATCCAGCAGCTTCCACCACcgcactacag GACCCTGGAGTACCTCATTAGACACCTGGCTGGTCTGGCCACCTGCAGCGGAGAGACCAACATGCACATCAAGAACCTGGCCATCGTCTGGGCCCCCAACCTGCTCAG ATCTATGGCGATCGAGGCAGTGGGTCTGAGTGGTGCTGACCCGTTTAAGGAGGTGCGGATCCAGTCTGTGGTGGTGGAGTTTCTCCTCGGTCACGTGGACGTGCTCTTCAGTGACTCCTTCACCTCTGTAGGACGCTTCAGAGGCACAG GGCGGCACTCTCTGACCAGGCCCAAGTCCTTTGTGTCCACCAGGCTCCTCTCCCTAGAAGAGGCCCAGGCCAGGACACAGgctcctctgctcctccaggGGGCGCCAGTCCAGTTTCAGGGCCAGTTCCACACCGTGCTGGACCACCCTGTCGACAG gaggaagagagggctgAAGGTACGGAAGGCAGCTGGAGGGAGCTGGAAGACGTTCTTTGCGATCGGGAAGCCCCTGGGGGCGGGGCAACGTAAACCAATGAGGATCAGCTCCCTGTTCCAGCCCGCCACCTCACACGCAG GCTGCCATGTGGACAGTGTGACCATGCGTTCAGCTAAGAGTGAGGAATCCTTATCGTCCCAGCACAGTGGAGCAG GACAGTTGAACCGTCTGCGGCGGCCCCGCTCCAGCAGTGATGGTCTGTCTTTGGCTGCCTCCATGGACCCCCAGCACCTGCCCCAGCGCCCCCCGTCCCGCCTGCCTTCCAGCCGCTCGTATGACAGCCTGCTGCCTGAGGACCGCCGGCCCAGGGACGATGGAGACAATGAGGAGGATGAAGACGAGGAAGGCATCTACATGCTGCCTGACTTCTCCAACCAGGACCCGGCTGCTTCCTGGATGGCCGAGGACGTCATTGACTTCAGTCCGACCTTCCTGGAGGACGGACCAATCGGCTTGGGCAGCAGCGTAGTCACCGCGGGCGGCAGAGAGTCCCCGCCCACTGCCACGCCCCCTCCCTACCGCTGCCTCAGCCACCAAGGACACTCTCACTCCAGCAGCCAGCGCTCAATCACAGAGGACCCCGACTCGGTGCTCAACCAATCGGATGCGGCCGTCAGGAGAAGTCTGATCATCGCCGCCACAGCCCCGCCCCTTCAGGTGTTCTGTCAACACAGACCGGCCAATACCAGCCCATCTGCCGGCCAATCAGGGGAGGGTGCCAACCTGAGTACCTCACACAGTGCCAGGGCCAGCCCACTACACCTGTGA
- the LOC123728736 gene encoding trithorax group protein osa-like gives MALALAESANKALRQGASPPYRPPQSRSQDAADTRYQRSLSADAGELLSSDPNQLYSTVRPLSVWMTEGEGNTTETAADTGHGQGERTPGQDMGTLSSETSDSVASNSELSGGSASGDDQTPSPIYKNQKQLPQSQPPNPGQSGERPSPTESQPQRKPPAYSRQFSAPHLQQKSTSTQSKPSSAQLLHSKSESPLTQVRAFQPTRPKVPPKPLDLERPHRAPLAQTEMRRSLDSGRIRRIFGQQGNPPLARAFSERLSGAPDHLARYHAASQPSPGQQPPQQAQIRPVPLSSTSEDQGRMENFYYEIAGPENSQGPPSYARHSYQNMRLDLEGNFRPAPHLEANKRPISRGHHQHQPQPLHHNQGGPRESGPQLWSKEVTRAWAAAHSQSHSFSHGHSHSHHHSQDGSTHHHHPSHHHPRPQRQTSSSVRLARSEMHPLPSSSMVPLALHQHQRNLHRSNRSASTDLTASQLHPYFENGKVCYRKPEDAPLSLSQPPQGKSLQPSQPSPPQAHRPTSKDLSEPIYVNFPFPSPSTGAQNTKSWTSTDLDGDSPQDSEPLATPNDPPPPEDQRQSSPRLVPDQAGSTSVSLTPSTPDSPSAHNDSAATSPGSIQESDFLPASTSTGIHYRSRSDPQSSRCSTEPIQGLSGKEIASLLIEKLAEEERAEGPSTVTSSSASTSSSPAMEHPANPYPSQQHNQSPPAYNVYTPGPSRIRAPQRAGAGGFQRQDPLRRSSPGGQYRQAFDVMPSGDQVLKYYRTQNFTQGEHQSSGANPYPPSAALPGAPLPHPEPPGPLLLRLPQPAPLGALRHPVCNLLQPDAGSPQALPRPARRPPVQPVPLPAWPDAGPIPQHSPPAEMWSTSRCCGRRV, from the exons ATGGCCCTGGCCCTGGCTGAGAGTGCCAACAAGGCCCTGAGACAGGGCGCCTCGCCCCCCTACCGCCCCCCTCAGTCCCGGTCCCAGGACGCAGCCGACACCCGCTACCAGAGGTCTCTGTCTGCCGATGCAGGAGAGCTGCTGTCCTCTGACCCCAATCAGCTCTACTCCACAGTGCGCCCCCTGTCTGTGTGGATGACCGAGGGAGAGGGAAACACGACAGAGACTGCAGCAGATACAGGACACGGCcagggagagaggactccaggaCAG GATATGGGGACCCTGTCCTCTGAGACGTCTGACTCTGTGGCGTCCAACTCGGAGCTGTCTGGTGGGAGCGCCTCTGGAGACGACCAGACCCCCAGCCCCATCTACAAGAACCAGAAGCAGCTGCCCCAGTCACAGCCTCCCAACCCAGGCCAGTCTGGGGAGAGACCTAGCCCCACTGAGTCCCAGCCTCAGAGGAAGCCCCCAGCCTACTCACGCCAGTTCTCTGCCCCTCACCTCCAACAGAAATCCACCTCCACCCAGTCCAAGCCGTCCTCGGCCCAGCTCCTGCACTCCAAGTCAGAGTCCCCTCTGACTCAGGTCCGTGCCTTCCAGCCCACCCGCCCCAAAGTACCTCCTAAGCCCCTGGATCTGGAGCGTCCCCACAGAGCACCACTGGCCCAGACTGAGATGCGTCGCTCCCTGGACTCAGGGCGCATCAGGCGGATCTTTGGTCAGCAGGGGAACCCTCCTCTGGCCAGGGCCTTCTCAGAGCGTCTGAGTGGAGCTCCAGACCACCTCGCCCGCTACCACGCAGCCAGCCAACCATCCCCGGGTCAGCAGCCTCCTCAGCAGGCCCAGATCCGGCCCgtgcccctctcctccacctcagaGGACCAGGGAAGGATGGAAAACTTCTACTATGAGATCGCCGGGCCTGAGAACTCGCAGGGCCCCCCCAGCTACGCCCGCCACAGCTACCAGAACATGAGGCTGGACCTGGAGGGTAACTTCCGCCCGGCCCCCCACCTAGAGGCCAACAAAAGGCCCATCTCTCGGGGACATCACCAACACCAACCCCAGCCTCTCCACCACAACCAGGGTGGACCCAGGGAGAGTGGGCCCCAGCTCTGGTCCAAAGAGGTCACGCGGGCTTGGGCAGCCGCCCACTCCCAGTCCCATTCATTCTCCCACGGACACTCCCACTCTCACCACCACTCCCAGGACGGCTccacccaccaccatcacccctctcACCACCACCCCCGGCCCCAGCGCCAGACCTCCTCCTCAGTCCGGCTGGCCCGTAGTGAGAtgcaccccctcccctcctcctccatggttCCCCTGGCGCTCCACCAGCACCAACGCAACCTCCACCGCTCCAATAGGTCAGCCTCCACAGACCTCACCGCCTCCCAGCTACACCCCTATTTTGAAAACGGGAAGGTGTGCTATCGTAAGCCAGAGGATGCTCCTCTGAGTCTGAGCCAGCCTCCCCAGGGCAAGTCTCTCCAGCCATCCCAGCCTTCCCCTCCCCAGGCCCACAGACCGACCTCCAAGGACCTGTCTGAGCCCATCTACGTCAACTTCCCTTTCCCCAGCCCCTCTACTGGGGCCCAAAACACGAAGAGCTGGACCAGCACAGACCTGGATGGAGACTCTCCACAGGATTCTGAACCTCTTGCCACTCCAAACGACCCCCCTCCCCCAGAGGACCAGAGACAGTCCTCCCCCCGCCTGGTCCCTGACCAGGCAGGCTCCACCAGCGTCAGCCTCACCCCCTCCACTCCAGACAGCCCATCCGCCCACAACGACTCGGCCGCAACGAGCCCAGGGAGCATCCAGGAGAGCGACTTCCTCCCAGCGTCTACATCGACAGGGATCCACTACCGCAGCCGCTCAGACCCCCAGAGCTCCAGGTGCAGTACGGAGCCCATCCAGGGCCTGTCGGGGAAGGAGATCGCCTCCCTGCTGATAGAGAAGCTGGCTGAGGAGGAAAGGGCTGAGGGTCCCTCCACAGTCACCTCCTCCTCTGCCTCCACCAGCTCCTCCCCTGCCATGGAGCACCCTGCCAACCCCTACCCCAGCCAGCAGCACAACCAGTCCCCGCCTGCCTATAATGTCTACACCCCGGGCCCCTCACGGATCAGGGCTCCTCAGAGGGCCGGGGCAGGGGGCTTCCAACGCCAAGACCCGCTCCGGAGGTCCTCGCCCGGGGGCCAGTACAGGCAGGCCTTTGACGTCATGCCCTCAGGCGATCAGGTGCTCAAATACTACCGGACCCAAAACTTTACCCAGGGAGAGCACCAGAGCTCTGGCGCTAACCCCTACCCCCCCTCGGCAGCACTACCAGGAGCCCCCCTACCCCATCCAGAGCCCCCAGGACCCCTGCTCCTCCGGCTACCCCAGCCAGCCCCTCTTGGAGCCCTCAGACACCCCGTCTGCAACCTTCTCCAACCTGACGCTGGGAGCCCCCAGGCCCTACCCCGGCCAGCCAGGAGGCCTCCAGTACAGCCAGTACCCCTTCCAGCCTGGCCCGATGCTGGGCCAATACCCCAACACTCCCCCCCCGCAGAGATGTGGTCCACGAGCCGGTGCTGCGGCCGCAGGGTCTGA